In Neofelis nebulosa isolate mNeoNeb1 chromosome 10, mNeoNeb1.pri, whole genome shotgun sequence, one DNA window encodes the following:
- the LRRC4C gene encoding leucine-rich repeat-containing protein 4C, protein MLNKMTLHPQQIMIGPRFNRALFDPLLVVLLALQLLVVAGLVRAQTCPSVCSCSNQFSKVICVRKNLREVPDGISTNTRLLNLHENQIQIIKVNSFKHLRHLEILQLSRNHIRTIEIGAFNGLANLNTLELFDNRLTTIPNGAFVYLSKLKELWLRNNPIESIPSYAFNRIPSLRRLDLGELKRLSYISEGAFEGLSNLRYLNLAMCNLREIPNLTPLIKLDELDLSGNHLSAIRPGSFQGLMHLQKLWMIQSQIQVIERNAFDNLQSLVEINLAHNNLTLLPHDLFTPLHHLERIHLHHNPWNCNCDILWLSWWIKDMAPSNTACCARCNTPPNLKGRYIGELDQNYFTCYAPVIVEPPADLNVTEGMAAELKCRASTSLTSVSWITPNGTVMTHGAYKVRIAVLSDGTLNFTNVTVQDTGMYTCMVSNSVGNTTASATLNVTAATTTPFSYFSTVTVETMEPSQDEARTTDNNVGPTPVIDWETTNVTTSLTPQSTRSTEKTFTIPVTDINSGIPGIDEVMKTTKIIIGCFVAITLMAAVMLVIFYKMRKQHHRQNHHAPTRTVEIINVDDEITGDTPMESHLPMPAIEHEHLNHYNSYKSPFNHTTTVNTINSIHSSVHEPLLIRMNSKDNVQETQI, encoded by the coding sequence ATGTTGAACAAGATGACCTTACATCCACAGCAGATAATGATAGGTCCTAGGTTTAACAGGGCCCTATTCGACCCCCTGCTTGTGGTGCTGCTGGCTCTTCAACTTCTTGTGGTGGCTGGTCTGGTGCGGGCTCAAACCTGCCCTTCTGTCTGCTCCTGCAGCAACCAGTTCAGCAAGGTGATTTGCGTCCGGAAAAACCTACGTGAGGTTCCAGATGGGATCTCCACCAACACTCGACTGCTGAACCTCCATGAGAACCAAATCCAGATCATCAAAGTGAATAGCTTCAAGCACTTGAGGCACCTGGAAATCCTACAATTGAGTAGGAATCATATTAGAACAATTGAAATTGGGGCCTTCAATGGTCTGGCAAACCTCAATACTCTGGAACTCTTTGACAATCGTCTTACCACCATCCCAAATGGAGCTTTTGTATATTTGTCTAAACTGAAGGAGCTCTGGTTGAGAAACAACCCCATTGAAAGCATTCCTTCTTATGCTTTTAACAGAATCCCCTCTTTGCGCCGACTAGACTTAGGGGAATTGAAAAGGCTTTCATACATCTCAGAAGGTGCCTTTGAAGGTCTGTCCAACTTGAGATATTTGAACCTTGCCATGTGCAACCTCCGTGAAATCCCTAACCTTACACCTCTCATAAAACTAGATGAGCTGGATCTTTCTGGGAATCACTTGTCGGCCATCAGGCCTGGCTCTTTCCAGGGACTGATGCACCTTCAAAAACTGTGGATGATACAGTCCCAGATCCAAGTGATCGAACGGAATGCCTTTGATAACCTTCAGTCACTAGTGGAGATAAACTTGGCACACAACAATCTAACATTACTGCCTCATGACCTCTTCACACCCTTGCATCATCTAGAGCGGATACACTTACATCACAACCCTTGGAACTGTAACTGTGACATACTTTGGCTCAGCTGGTGGATAAAAGACATGGCCCCCTCCAACACAGCTTGTTGTGCTCGATGTAACACCCCTCCCAATCTGAAAGGGAGGTACATCGGGGAGCTTGACCAGAATTATTTCACATGCTATGCTCCTGTGATTGTGGAGCCCCCAGCTGACCTCAATGTCACTGAGGGCATGGCAGCTGAGTTGAAATGTCGGGCCTCCACGTCCCTGACCTCTGTATCGTGGATTACTCCAAATGGAACGGTCATGACACATGGGGCATACAAAGTGAGGATAGCTGTGCTCAGTGACGGCACGTTAAATTTCACGAATGTAACCGTACAAGATACAGGCATGTACACATGTATGGTGAGTAATTCCGTTGGAAATACCACTGCTTCAGCCACCCTGAATGTTACTGCAGCAACCACTACTCCCTTCTCTTACTTTTCAACCGTCACAGTAGAGACTATGGAACCTTCTCAGGATGAGGCACGGACCACAGATAACAACGTGGGCCCCACTCCAGTGATCGACTGGGAGACCACCAACGTGACCACCTCTCTCACGCCACAGAGCACAAGGTCAACAGAAAAAACATTCACCATCCCAGTGACCGATATAAACAGTGGGATCCCAGGAATTGATGAGGTCATGAAGACCACCAAAATCATCATTGGCTGTTTTGTGGCCATCACACTCATGGCTGCGGTGATGCTGGTCATTTTCTACAAGATGAGGAAGCAGCACCATCGGCAAAACCATCACGCCCCTACAAGAACTGTTGAAATCATTAATGTGGATGATGAGATTACAGGAGACACGCCCATGGAAAGCCACCTGCCCATGCCTGCTATTGAGCATGAGCACCTAAATCACTATAACTCTTACAAATCTCCCTTCAACCACACAACAACAGTTAACACAATAAATTCAATACACAGTTCAGTGCATGAACCGTTATTGATCCGAATGAACTCTAAAGACAATGTACAAGAGACTCAAATCTAA